The following proteins are encoded in a genomic region of Oncorhynchus masou masou isolate Uvic2021 chromosome 32, UVic_Omas_1.1, whole genome shotgun sequence:
- the LOC135526829 gene encoding gamma-aminobutyric acid receptor subunit gamma-2-like — translation MLGKIWIPDTFFRNSRKSDAHWITTPNSLLRLWNNGRVMYTLSLVEYVILTIFFNPSWRMSYFTIQTYIPCSMIMVLTWVSFWINKDAVPVRTSLGITTVLIMTTLSTISRKSLPKVSYVTAMDLFVSVCFIFTFAALMEYGTLHYFTSNRQNKKNKDKHSQQKSSRMVNIRPVRSLLQMNNIGPYQDEDVYAYVCLDGKGCTSFFCCFDDCRSGAWRKNRMHVRV, via the exons ATGTTGGGAAAGATCTGGATTCCTGACACCTTCTTTCGGAATTCAAGAAAGTCTGACGCCCACTGGATCACCACTCCAAACAGTCTGCTGCGACTGTGGAACAACGGAAGAGTGATGTACACACTGAG TCTAGTTGAATATGTTATCTTGACAATATTTTTTAACCCGAGTTGGCGAATGAGCTACTTTACTATTCAGACGTACATCCCCTGTAGCATGATCATGGTGCTGACATGGGTCTCTTTTTGGATCAACAAAGATGCTGTCCCCGTCAGGACTTCTTTAG GAATCACCACAGTGCTTATAATGACAACGCTGAGTACCATCTCAAGGAAGTCACTTCCCAAGGTATCCTATGTGACGGCGATGGacctgtttgtgtctgtctgcttCATCTTCACGTTTGCTGCTCTGATGGAGTATGGGACTCTACACTACTTCACCAGCAACAGGCAGAACAAGAAGAATAAGGACAAACATTCTCAGCAG AAATCCAGCCGCATGGTGAACATTAGGCCAGTGAGGTCACTGCTCCAGATGAATAACATCGGCCCCTACCAAGACGAGGATGTTTACGCCTATGTGTGTTTGGATGGGAAGGGCTGCACCAGCTTCTTCTGCTGCTTCGACGACTGTCGCTCTGGAGCCTGGCGCAAAAACCGGATGCATGTCCGAGTCTAG